The Trichomycterus rosablanca isolate fTriRos1 chromosome 15, fTriRos1.hap1, whole genome shotgun sequence genome contains a region encoding:
- the LOC134328386 gene encoding histone H4-like, with the protein MRTQVWFVISRVIGKGGAKRHRKVLRDNIQGITKPAIRRLARRGGVKRISGLIYEETRGVLKVFLENVIRDAVTYTEHAKRKTVTAMDVVYALKRQGRTLYGFGG; encoded by the exons ATGAGGACCCAGGTGTGGTTCGTCATCTCCAG GGTCATTGGAAAAGGAGGCGCTAAGCGTCACCGCAAAGTTCTCCGTGATaacatccagggtattactaaacccgccatccgccgtttggctcgccgtggcggtgtgaagcgtatttccggcttgatctacgaggagacccgcggtgtgctcaaggttttccttgagaacgtcatccgtgatgccgtcacctacaccgagcacgccaagagaaagaccgtcaccgcaatggacgtggtgtacgctctgaaacgccagggacgcaccctgtacggattcgggggttaa